From the genome of Populus alba chromosome 10, ASM523922v2, whole genome shotgun sequence, one region includes:
- the LOC118043038 gene encoding myb family transcription factor PHL8: MGLRHQNTNLVLSADGKPRLKWTQELHRRFVEAVNQLGGADRATPKSLMRVMEIPGLTLYHLKSHLQKYRLGKSQQSLISSENNQEVLFVADAKEIQSSDDHFQESAFIQSSGGICSDGNQHPINGSFQIAQALQMQMEVKRKLHEQIEVQRHLQLRIEAQGKYLQSVLKKAQETLAGYNSYSMGVEVAKAELSRLVSMANSGCPSSSISDLTETGGSSLRDMERTQMRSAVCSMESSLTSSESSGRKEDMQRKNEIHDTDKSNTASVELPLMDIHPQDNPLKTCSSNQGKKRSGSIISDGVSVEQPLASRLKNGDQLSLGMFDLNS, encoded by the exons ATGGGTCTGCGCCATCAAAATACGAACTTGGTTTTGTCCGCTGATGGAAAGCCTAGGCTAAAATGGACTCAGGAACTTCATCGAAGGTTTGTTGAAGCAGTCAATCAACTTGGAGGTGCAGATA GGGCAACACCGAAGAGTCTGATGAGGGTGATGGAGATTCCTGGACTTACTTTATACCACTTGAAGAGCCATTTACAG AAATACAGGCTAGGCAAGAGTCAACAGTCCCTGATCAGCAGTGAAAACAACCAAGAAG TTCTCTTTGTTGCCGATGCCAAGGAGATTCAAAGTAGTGATGATCATTTCCAAGAGTCTGCATTCATTCAAAGTAGCGGGGGAATCTGCAGTGATGGAAACCAACATCCAATTAATGG AAGCTTCCAGATTGCTCAGGCTCTCCAAATGCAAATGGAAGTGAAGAGGAAACTTCATGAACAGATTGAG GTACAGAGACATTTGCAGCTGAGAATTGAAGCGCAAGGGAAATACTTACAGTCAGTATTGAAGAAAGCACAGGAAACACTGGCTGGATATAATTCTTATTCTATGGGTGTAGAAGTTGCAAAAGCTGAGCTCTCTCGATTAGTCTCAATGGCTAATAGTGGATGTCCAAGTTCTTCAATATCTGATTTGACAGAAACAGGAGGTTCAAGCTTAAGAGACATGGAGAGGACACAAATGAGGAGTGCAGTTTGTTCAATGGAAAGCTCCTTGACATCATCTGAGAGTTCTGGGAGAAAGGAAGATATGCAACGAAAGAATGAGATTCATGACACCGACAAGTCCAATACAGCCTCTGTTGAGCTTCCTTTAATGGATATTCACCCGCAAGACAACCCATTGAAGACTTGTTCAAGTAATCAAGGGAAGAAGAGAAGTGGTAGTATCATTTCTGATGGTGTTTCTGTGGAGCAGCCACTGGCTAGTAGATTGAAAAATGGTGATCAGTTGAGTCTGGGGATGTTTGATTTGAATAGCTAA
- the LOC118043041 gene encoding protein DMP9 → MEQTPGEEIGIRIYTASPQNEPKLNKISTGISHQDDETRPSKPLCTLTKAPKEPGSKRRAVAKGMQKTISKTSMLVNFLPTGTLLTFEMLLPSISKNGVCTPVTALMIHALLGLCSLSCFFFHFTDSFKGPDDKIYYGFVTTKGLAVFKPGLTVDVPKDERYRVGFTDFVHAIMSVMVFMAIALSDHRVTECLFPGHVKEMGEVMESFPLMVGVICSCLFLVFPTSRHGIGCMSN, encoded by the coding sequence ATGGAGCAAACTCCTGGAGAAGAAATTGGAATCAGAATCTACACTGCATCCCCGCAAAATGaacctaaattaaacaaaatctccACTGGAATATCCCATCAAGATGATGAAACAAGACCATCAAAGCCATTATGCACCCTCACCAAAGCCCCTAAAGAACCAGGCAGCAAACGGAGAGCCGTGGCTAAAGGAATGCAAAAAACAATCTCCAAGACATCTATGCTTGTTAACTTCCTTCCAACGGGCACCCTTTTGACATTTGAAATGCTTCTtccatcaatatccaagaatgGAGTGTGCACACCAGTTACTGCCCTGATGATCCATGCCCTTCTTGGTCTTTGCTCTCTTTCctgctttttctttcatttcaccgACAGTTTCAAGGGCCCAGATGACAAAATTTACTATGGCTTTGTGACTACAAAAGGGTTGGCTGTTTTTAAGCCTGGTCTTACAGTTGACGTGCCTAAAGATGAGAGGTACAGGGTTGGGTTTACCGATTTTGTTCATGCAATAATGTCGGTGATGGTATTCATGGCAATTGCGTTGTCGGATCATAGAGTGACTGAGTGCTTGTTTCCTGGGCATGTTAAGGAGATGGGTGAAGTGATGGAGAGTTTTCCTCTCATGGTTGGTGTAATTTGCAGTTGTCTGTTCTTAGTGTTCCCTACTAGTCGACATGGCATTGGATGCATGTCTAATTGA
- the LOC118043039 gene encoding (R)-mandelonitrile lyase-like, which produces MVLLSIIHGHGLVAAFIFLLVNLSPSSSLPQGNGLPYMTSDVKEVLGKSFDYIIVGGGTAGCPLAATLSEKFSVLLIERGGSPYENPMLLDKKYFGFPVLQTDEFSSVAQRFISTDGVPNLRGRVLGGTSTINAGFYSRASADFIKRVGWDEKLVKEAYEWAESKVVFKPLLTKWNSAVKSGLLEAGILPYNGFSWDHIAGTKIGGTVFDANRKRHISADLLERGNSSNIVVLLNATVKNIVFRSDDKGKKSIVRGIRFIKSNGNINQTYESYLTQPENSSPQGDVILSAGAIGSPQILLLSGIGPKGHLGNFSIPLLLDLKGVGQDMQDNPGITLILRAKPEYRLPESPQVVGIAKDFKFVVEGFVLPVSFNATTLMRISIKLAFPESKGKLELNNTDPRQNPVVLFNYLAEEKDLRECVQMVQLVKKVARSRSIARFLGAKPLINVTSNPNELRNFCRKNVRTYYHFHGGCSIGSVIDNDYRVIGVKGLRVIDGSTLSESPGTNPMATLLMLGRYQGIKILREREDASAFGNQQHP; this is translated from the exons ATGGTGCTTCTATCAATTATTCATGGCCATGGGCTTGTAGcagcttttatttttctactggTCAATTTGTCTCCGTCTTCTTCTTTGCCTCAAG GAAACGGGCTCCCTTACATGACTTCAGACGTCAAAGAGGTATTAGGAAAGTCCTTTGATTATATAATCGTGGGGGGAGGCACCGCCGGTTGCCCCCTAGCTGCAACTCTTTCAGAAAAATTTTCTGTGCTTCTGATAGAACGAGGAGGCTCACCGTATGAAAATCCTATGTTGTTGGATAAGAAGTACTTTGGCTTCCCGGTTCTCCAAACTGACGAATTTTCATCTGTGGCTCAAAGGTTTATCTCCACAGATGGAGTTCCAAACCTAAGAGGACGAGTCCTTGGAGGAACATCAACCATAAATGCTGGTTTCTATAGCAGAGCCAGTGCTGACTTTATTAAAAGAGTTGGGTGGGATGAAAAGCTGGTGAAGGAGGCCTATGAGTGGGCGGAGTCTAAAGTTGTGTTTAAACCTCTGTTAACCAAGTGGAATTCTGCTGTTAAGTCTGGCCTTCTTGAAGCAGGAATTCTACCTTATAATGGTTTCAGCTGGGATCATATTGCGGGAACAAAAATCGGTGGAACTGTGTTTGATGCAAACAGAAAAAGGCACATCTCAGCTGATCTTCTAGAAAGAGGGAACTCAAGTAATATCGTAGTTCTTCTGAATGCTACTGTGAAGAATATCGTCTTCCGAAGTGATG ATAAAGGTAAAAAGAGCATAGTTCGTGGTATCAGGTTCATTAAGAGCAACGGAAACATAAATCAAACTTATGAATCTTACCTTACCCAACCAGAGAATTCGAGTCCACAGGGTGATGTTATTTTGTCGGCAGGAGCGATAGGCAGTCCCCAAATTCTATTGCTAAGCGGCATCGGACCAAAAGGACATCTTGGGAACTTCAGCATCCCACTTTTGCTGGACTTGAAAGGGGTTGGACAAGATATGCAAGACAATCCTGGAATCACCTTGATCCTGAGGGCCAAACCTGAATATCGGCTACCAGAATCGCCTCAAGTTGTTGGTATAGCAAAAGACTTCAAATTCGTTGTTGAGGGATTTGTGCTACCAGTAAGCTTCAATGCAACGACACTAATGCGAATTTCAATTAAGTTGGCATTTCCAGAATCCAAAGGGAAGCTCGAATTGAACAACACAGACCCTAGGCAGAACCCTGTGGTGCTGTTCAACTATCTAGCAGAGGAAAAAGACTTGAGAGAATGTGTCCAGATGGTTCAACTGGTTAAGAAAGTAGCAAGGTCCAGGTCCATTGCTCGGTTCCTGGGGGCCAAACCCCTAATTAATGTGACATCCAATCCCAATGAGCTAAGAAACTTCTGCAGGAAGAACGTGAGGACTTATTATCACTTTCACGGTGGTTGTTCTATAGGATCAGTTATCGATAATGATTACAGAGTAATTGGAGTGAAGGGATTGAGAGTAATAGATGGCTCAACTCTCTCCGAATCGCCAGGAACAAACCCCATGGCCACGCTTTTAATGCTAGGGAGGTACCAAGGGATCAAGATTCTCAGGGAAAGGGAGGATGCTTCTGCATTTGGTAACCAACAACACCCGTAA
- the LOC118043042 gene encoding beta-1,3-galactosyltransferase GALT1 isoform X1: MKKWYGGVLVASLFMLLILRYGLLKNPIGGNILLNPSSNASKPLEWVHPALPPAVQNPETSSQVFSTDTIVSSLFAPRNISNEEQKSLQTWNLLKRLIDHAQVLANGVEAIKEAGNAWSSLMASAEEERLSYTNESSSRKVKEKQCPHFLNKMNATELDNSGYKLWLPCGLTQGSSITIISIPDGLLGNFRIDLTGEALPGEPDPPIILHYNVRLHGDKITEDPVIVQNTWNAAHDWGEEERCPSPSPEKNKKVDELDQCNKMVGRNDTRVTSMHSDHSRRSSLQEGTKARRYFPFKQGQLSVATLRVGMEGIQMTVDGKHITSFAYRETLEPWLVSEVRISGDLNLISVVASGLPTSEDSEHAIDLEILKSAPLSPKKTLDLFIGVFSTANNFKRRMAVRRTWMQYAAVRSGAVAVRFFVGLHKNQIVNEELWNEARTYGDIQLMPFVDYYNLITFKTLAICIFGTEVASAKYVMKTDDDAFVRVDEVLASLKRIKVSHGLLYGLINSDSRPHRSTESKWYISPEEWSEETYPPWAHGPGYVVSRDIAKAVYKRYKEGRLKMFKLEDVAMGIWIAEMKKEGLEVKYEMEGRVHNEGCRDGYVVAHYQAPREMLCLWQKLQEGNGARCCGDRFSK; encoded by the exons ATGAAGAAGTGGTACGGTGGTGTTCTGGTTGCATCCTTGTTCATGTTACTGATCCTTAGATATGGTCTCCTGAAAAATCCAATCGGAGGAAATATTCTGTTGAATCCCTCCTCCAATGCAAGCAAGCCTCTTGAATGGGTGCATCCTGCTCTTCCACCTGCAGTTCAAAATCCAGAGACTTCTTCACAAGTTTTTTCTACAGATACTATAGTCTCCAGTCTGTTTGCTCCGAGAAATATTTCCAATGAAGAGCAAAAGTCTCTGCAGACATGGAATCTACTGAAACGCTTGATTGATCATGCTCAGGTTTTAGCAAATGGAGTAGAAGCTATTAAGGAAGCTGGAAATGCGTGGAGCAGCCTGATGGCTTCAGCAGAAGAGGAAAGACTTAGTTATACAAATGAAAGTTCAAGTAGGAAAGTGAAAGAGAAACAATGTCCTCACTTTCTTAACAAAATGAATGCAACAGAGCTTGATAATAGTGGTTATAAATTATGGCTTCCTTGTGGCTTGACTCAGGGTTCGTCCATCACAATTATCAGCATTCCAGATGGTCTTCTTGGTAATTTTCGGATCGACTTAACCGGGGAAGCACTTCCAGGGGAGCCTGATCCACCCATCATTTTACATTACAATGTTAGGCTTCATGGTGATAAGATTACAGAGGATCCTGTAATTGTCCAAAACACCTGGAATGCGGCTCATGACTGGGGTGAAGAGGAGCGTTGTCCTTCTCCATCTCctgaaaagaacaagaaag TGGACGAGCTGGATCAATGTAATAAGATGGTGGGCAGAAATGATACTCGGGTGACTAGCATGCATTCTGATCATTCAAGAAGGTCCTCACTTCAGGAAGGAACTAAAGCAAGAAGATATTTTCCATTTAAGCAAGGTCAGCTATCTGTCGCAACGCTTAGAGTGGGAATGGAAGGAATCCAGATGACTGTTGATGGAAAGCACATAACATCTTTTGCATATCGTGAA ACTTTGGAGCCATGGCTAGTTAGTGAAGTTAGGATTTCTGGGGACCTAAACCTAATTTCAGTTGTGGCTAGTGGTCTACCTACATCGGAGGATTCAGAGCATGCAATTGATCTAGAAATACTCAAATCAGCTCCTCTCTCTCCAAAAAAAACACTGGATCTCTTTATTGGTGTCTTTTCTACGGCAAACAATTTTAAGCGGAGGATGGCTGTTCGAAGAACATGGATGCAGTATGCTGCAGTGCGATCAGGGGCAGTTGCAGTGCGCTTTTTTGTTGGTCTG cataaaaatcaaatagtgAATGAGGAACTCTGGAATGAAGCACGGACATATGGAGACATACAGCTGATGCCTTTTGTTGACTACTACAACCTCATCACCTTTAAAACTTTAGCTATCTGCATATTTGGG ACAGAGGTTGCATCAGCTAAGTATGTCATGAAGACAGATGACGATGCGTTTGTTCGTGTGGATGAAGTGTTAGCTTCTTTAAAGAGGATCAAAGTGAGTCATGGGTTGCTCTATGGATTAATCAATTCAGACTCTCGGCCTCATAGGAGTACTGAAAGCAAGTGGTATATTAGCCCTGAG GAATGGTCTGAAGAGACCTATCCCCCCTGGGCACATGGTCCTGGTTACGTTGTGTCCCGTGACATTGCCAAGGCAGTTTACAAGAGATACAAGGAAGGTCGTTTAAAG ATGTTTAAGCTAGAGGATGTAGCAATGGGTATCTGGATAGCTGAAATGAAAAAGGAGGGTTTAGAAGTTAAATATGAGATGGAAGGGAGGGTCCATAATGAAGGGTGCAGGGATGGCTATGTTGTTGCCCACTACCAAGCTCCTAGGGAAATGCTTTGCCTGTGGCAGAAACTTCAAGAAGGGAATGGTGCTAGATGCTGCGGTGATCG ATTTAGCAAATAG
- the LOC118043037 gene encoding (R)-mandelonitrile lyase-like, whose amino-acid sequence MLLIFLLLLKQALGMETGRTRMELTHIIYKYVLFTAFLFLVLKLSHSLPSTQGKTLPYLTSDVEEVSGKSFDYIVVGGGTAGCPLAATLSERFSVLVIERGGSPYGNPLVSEKMCYGFPLIQPDEFLSVAQSFVSKDGVESHRGRALGGSSAINGGFYSRASEDFVKTVGWDEELVKEAYEWVESNIVFKPELTIWQSVVELGLLEAGILPYNGFSMEHIEGTKIGGTLFDEYGIRHTSADLLETGNPENIIVLLNATVKNIIFHVNDKGNESMVRGVRFIKSDGSTSQTYEAYLNQPENSSSWGDVILSAGALGSPQILLLSGIGPEKHIRNFGIPLVLDLKGVGKEMKDNPGIALLVDTKPTHRFPDAPQVAGITKDKKFIVEGGIVPISFNATRMPIAIKLAFPESKGTLELNSTDPRRNPAVEFHYLEKEKDLEECTKMAQLLNKIARSRSVVLFLGEEPQNNLMSSQDELRNFCKKNVRTYYHYHGGSTVGSVVDDDYKVHGIKGLRVIDGSTFLESPGTNPMATVLMLGRYQGIKIVRERQNTSVKS is encoded by the exons ATGCTGCTAATATTTCTCCTCCTCCTTAAGCAAGCCTTGGGAATGGAAACTGGAAGAACGAGGATGGAGCTAACGCACATTATTTACAAATACGTTCTTTTCACAGCTTTTCTATTTCTAGTACTTAAGTTGTCCCATTCTCTCCCATCGACACAAG GAAAAACCCTTCCCTACTTGACATCAGATGTCGAAGAGGTCTCAGGTAAGTCCTTTGATTACATTGTTGTGGGGGGAGGAACAGCTGGTTGCCCCCTGGCGGCAACTCTTTCCGAGAGATTCTCTGTGCTCGTGATAGAACGGGGAGGCTCGCCTTATGGAAATCCCTTGGTATCAGAAAAGATGTGCTATGGTTTCCCATTGATCCAGCCTGATGAATTTTTATCGGTGGCACAAAGCTTCGTATCGAAAGATGGAGTTGAGAGCCACAGAGGACGAGCTCTGGGAGGATCATCAGCTATAAATGGTGGGTTCTATAGCAGAGCTAGTGAAGATTTTGTGAAAACAGTTGGGTGGGATGAAGAGCTAGTGAAGGAAGCTTATGAATGGGTAGAGTCTAACATTGTTTTTAAGCCTGAGCTGACCATATGGCAATCTGTTGTAGAATTAGGTCTTCTTGAAGCAGGAATTTTACCTTATAATGGATTCAGCATGGAACATATAGAGGGAACAAAGATTGGCGGTACTTTGTTTGATGAATATGGAATAAGGCACACCTCAGCAGATCTTCTTGAGACAGGGAATCCAGAAAACATCATTGTTCTTCTGAATGCAACCGTCAAGAACATCATCTTCCATGTCAATG ATAAGGGAAACGAGAGCATGGTCCGTGGTGTCAGGTTCATCAAGAGTGATGGCAGCACAAGCCAAACGTATGAAGCTTACCTGAATCAACCAGAGAATTCAAGTTCATGGGGTGATGTTATTTTGTCAGCAGGAGCTCTAGGCAGTCCTCAAATCCTATTGTTAAGTGGCATTGGACCCGAAAAACATATAAGGAACTTCGGTATCCCGCTTGTGTTGGACTTGAAAGGGGTTGGGAAAGAGATGAAAGACAACCCTGGCATTGCCCTTTTGGTGGACACCAAACCAACACACCGATTTCCAGATGCACCTCAAGTTGCGGGCATAACAAAAGACAAGAAATTCATTGTTGAGGGGGGAATAGTACCAATAAGCTTCAATGCAACAAGGATGCCAATTGCAATCAAGCTTGCATTTCCAGAATCTAAAGGGACGCTGGAATTGAACAGCACAGACCCGAGGCGAAATCCAGCAGTGGAATTCCACTATCTAGAAAAGGAGAAGGATCTAGAGGAATGTACCAAGATGGCTCAATTACTCAATAAAATAGCAAGGTCACGATCTGTTGTTCTGTTCCTAGGTGAGGAACcacaaaataatttgatgtctAGTCAGGATGAGCTGAGAAATTTCTGCAAGAAAAATGTCAGGACTTATTATCACTATCATGGTGGTTCCACTGTTGGCTCCGTCGTGGACGATGATTATAAAGTACATGGGATCAAGGGGTTGAGAGTAATAGATGGCTCAACATTCTTGGAATCACCAGGCACAAATCCAATGGCCACCGTCTTAATGCTAGGACGGTATCAAGGGATCAAGATTGTCAGGGAAAGGCAGAACACTTCTGTTAAGTCTTAG
- the LOC118043040 gene encoding E3 ubiquitin-protein ligase MPSR1, which yields MASENEFPAELSSMFERLLRHRDLSLFLPFILGFTSTNTTEQRDPDQEAPQTTDTNERIILINPFTQGMVVIEGAASLESLLRDIGNKNGQPPASKASIEAMPKVEIGEDNKDGECAICLEEWELGGVVKEMPCKHRFHGGCVEKWLKIHGNCPVCRYKMPVDEEELGKKRDEGDVGRERRVEREIWVSFAFNGSRRNGDSNENPSSDSSTEDHERFL from the coding sequence ATGGCCTCTGAGAATGAATTTCCTGCCGAGTTATCTTCTATGTTTGAGAGGCTTTTAAGGCACAGGGACCTCTCTTTGTtcttaccttttattttagggTTCACCTCCACCAACACCACAGAGCAACGTGACCCAGATCAAGAAGCACCGCAAACAACAGACACAAATGAAAGAATCATCCTTATAAACCCTTTCACTCAAGGCATGGTGGTGATTGAAGGAGCCGCAAGTCTTGAATCTTTACTTAGAGACATAGGTAACAAGAATGGCCAACCACCAGCCTCCAAAGCATCCATAGAGGCCATGCCAAAAGTGGAGATAGGGGAAGATAATAAAGATGGTGAGTGTGCTATCTGTTTAGAGGAGTGGGAGCTTGGTGGCGTAGTAAAGGAGATGCCTTGTAAGCATAGGTTCCACGGTGGTTGTGTAGAGAAGTGGTTAAAGATTCATGGGAATTGCCCTGTTTGTAGATACAAGATGCCTGTTGACGAGGAGGAATTGGGGAAGAAAAGAGATGAGGGAGATGtagggagagagaggagagttgAAAGAGAGATTTGGGTTAGTTTTGCTTTTAATGGTAGCAGGAGAAATGGGGATTCAAATGAAAACCCTTCAAGTGATTCTTCTACGGAGGATCACGAGAGATTTTTGTaa
- the LOC118043042 gene encoding beta-1,3-galactosyltransferase GALT1 isoform X2 — protein MKKWYGGVLVASLFMLLILRYGLLKNPIGGNILLNPSSNASKPLEWVHPALPPAVQNPETSSQVFSTDTIVSSLFAPRNISNEEQKSLQTWNLLKRLIDHAQVLANGVEAIKEAGNAWSSLMASAEEERLSYTNESSSRKVKEKQCPHFLNKMNATELDNSGYKLWLPCGLTQGSSITIISIPDGLLGNFRIDLTGEALPGEPDPPIILHYNVRLHGDKITEDPVIVQNTWNAAHDWGEEERCPSPSPEKNKKVDELDQCNKMVGRNDTRVTSMHSDHSRRSSLQEGTKARRYFPFKQGQLSVATLRVGMEGIQMTVDGKHITSFAYRETLEPWLVSEVRISGDLNLISVVASGLPTSEDSEHAIDLEILKSAPLSPKKTLDLFIGVFSTANNFKRRMAVRRTWMQYAAVRSGAVAVRFFVGLHKNQIVNEELWNEARTYGDIQLMPFVDYYNLITFKTLAICIFGTEVASAKYVMKTDDDAFVRVDEVLASLKRIKVSHGLLYGLINSDSRPHRSTESKWYISPEEWSEETYPPWAHGPGYVVSRDIAKAVYKRYKEGRLKMFKLEDVAMGIWIAEMKKEGLEVKYEMEGRVHNEGCRDGYVVAHYQAPREMLCLWQKLQEGNGARCCGDR, from the exons ATGAAGAAGTGGTACGGTGGTGTTCTGGTTGCATCCTTGTTCATGTTACTGATCCTTAGATATGGTCTCCTGAAAAATCCAATCGGAGGAAATATTCTGTTGAATCCCTCCTCCAATGCAAGCAAGCCTCTTGAATGGGTGCATCCTGCTCTTCCACCTGCAGTTCAAAATCCAGAGACTTCTTCACAAGTTTTTTCTACAGATACTATAGTCTCCAGTCTGTTTGCTCCGAGAAATATTTCCAATGAAGAGCAAAAGTCTCTGCAGACATGGAATCTACTGAAACGCTTGATTGATCATGCTCAGGTTTTAGCAAATGGAGTAGAAGCTATTAAGGAAGCTGGAAATGCGTGGAGCAGCCTGATGGCTTCAGCAGAAGAGGAAAGACTTAGTTATACAAATGAAAGTTCAAGTAGGAAAGTGAAAGAGAAACAATGTCCTCACTTTCTTAACAAAATGAATGCAACAGAGCTTGATAATAGTGGTTATAAATTATGGCTTCCTTGTGGCTTGACTCAGGGTTCGTCCATCACAATTATCAGCATTCCAGATGGTCTTCTTGGTAATTTTCGGATCGACTTAACCGGGGAAGCACTTCCAGGGGAGCCTGATCCACCCATCATTTTACATTACAATGTTAGGCTTCATGGTGATAAGATTACAGAGGATCCTGTAATTGTCCAAAACACCTGGAATGCGGCTCATGACTGGGGTGAAGAGGAGCGTTGTCCTTCTCCATCTCctgaaaagaacaagaaag TGGACGAGCTGGATCAATGTAATAAGATGGTGGGCAGAAATGATACTCGGGTGACTAGCATGCATTCTGATCATTCAAGAAGGTCCTCACTTCAGGAAGGAACTAAAGCAAGAAGATATTTTCCATTTAAGCAAGGTCAGCTATCTGTCGCAACGCTTAGAGTGGGAATGGAAGGAATCCAGATGACTGTTGATGGAAAGCACATAACATCTTTTGCATATCGTGAA ACTTTGGAGCCATGGCTAGTTAGTGAAGTTAGGATTTCTGGGGACCTAAACCTAATTTCAGTTGTGGCTAGTGGTCTACCTACATCGGAGGATTCAGAGCATGCAATTGATCTAGAAATACTCAAATCAGCTCCTCTCTCTCCAAAAAAAACACTGGATCTCTTTATTGGTGTCTTTTCTACGGCAAACAATTTTAAGCGGAGGATGGCTGTTCGAAGAACATGGATGCAGTATGCTGCAGTGCGATCAGGGGCAGTTGCAGTGCGCTTTTTTGTTGGTCTG cataaaaatcaaatagtgAATGAGGAACTCTGGAATGAAGCACGGACATATGGAGACATACAGCTGATGCCTTTTGTTGACTACTACAACCTCATCACCTTTAAAACTTTAGCTATCTGCATATTTGGG ACAGAGGTTGCATCAGCTAAGTATGTCATGAAGACAGATGACGATGCGTTTGTTCGTGTGGATGAAGTGTTAGCTTCTTTAAAGAGGATCAAAGTGAGTCATGGGTTGCTCTATGGATTAATCAATTCAGACTCTCGGCCTCATAGGAGTACTGAAAGCAAGTGGTATATTAGCCCTGAG GAATGGTCTGAAGAGACCTATCCCCCCTGGGCACATGGTCCTGGTTACGTTGTGTCCCGTGACATTGCCAAGGCAGTTTACAAGAGATACAAGGAAGGTCGTTTAAAG ATGTTTAAGCTAGAGGATGTAGCAATGGGTATCTGGATAGCTGAAATGAAAAAGGAGGGTTTAGAAGTTAAATATGAGATGGAAGGGAGGGTCCATAATGAAGGGTGCAGGGATGGCTATGTTGTTGCCCACTACCAAGCTCCTAGGGAAATGCTTTGCCTGTGGCAGAAACTTCAAGAAGGGAATGGTGCTAGATGCTGCGGTGATCGGTAA